A genomic segment from Ptychodera flava strain L36383 chromosome 8, AS_Pfla_20210202, whole genome shotgun sequence encodes:
- the LOC139139322 gene encoding transitional endoplasmic reticulum ATPase: MAEGAHKQNSDDLATAILKQKSRPNRLIVEEAVNEDNSVVSMSQLKMDELQLFRGDTVLLKGKKRRDTVCIVLSDDRVANDKIRINRVVRNNLRVRLGDIVSVQACPDVKYGKRIHVLPIDDTVDGLTGNLFEVYLKPYFLEAYRPVRKNDIFLVRGGMRAVEFKVVETDPAPYCIVAPDTVIHCEGDPIKREEEEESLNEVGYDDIGGCRKQLAQIKEMVELPLRHPALFRAIGVKPPRGIMLYGPPGTGKTLIARAVANETGAFFFLINGPEIMSKLAGESESNLRKAFEEAEKNSPAIIFIDELDAIAPKREKTHGEVERRIVSQLLTLMDGLKQRSHVIVMAATNRPNSVDPALRRFGRFDREVDIGIPDATGRLEILRIHTKNMKLADDVDLEQVGNETHGHVGADLAALCSEAALQQIREKMDLIDLEDETIDAEVMDSLAVTMDNFRFALSKSSPSALRETVVEVPNVTWSDIGGLENVKRELQELVQYPVEHPDKFLKFGMTPSRGVLFYGPPGCGKTLLAKAIANECQANFISIKGPELLTMWFGESEANVRDVFDKARQAAPCVLFFDELDSIAKSRGGNVGDGGGASDRVINQVLTEMDGMSNKKNVFIIGATNRPDIIDSAILRPGRLDQLIYIPLPDEKSRESILQANLRKSPVSKDVDLAYLAKVTHGFSGADLTEICQRSCKLAIRENIEAEIRKERERAQNPDLDMEVEEEDPVPEIRRDHFEEAMRFARRSVTDNDIRKYEMFAQTLQQSRGIGTGFRFPDSQQGSSDGGQGGSGSGNDPNLFADNGDDDLYN; encoded by the exons ATGGCAGAGGGAGCACA CAAACAGAATTCAGATGACTTGGCCACTGCCATTCtcaagcaaaaatcaagacCAAACAGACTGATTGTTGAAGAGGCTGTCAATGAAGACAATTCTGTTGTATCTATGTCACAG TTGAAGATGGATGAGCTACAGCTATTTCGTGGTGACACAGTTCTGTTGAAAGGCAAGAAACGTCGGGACACAGTGTGCATTGTACTTTCAGATGACAGAGTGGCAAATGACAAGATCAGAATCAATCGTGTGGTCAGGAATAATCTGCGAGTGCGTCTTGGAGATATTGTCAGTGTTCAAGCCTGTCCAGATGTCAAATATGGGAAGAGAATCCATGTTCTCCCAATTGATGACACAGTTGATGGACTGACTGG CAATCTGTTTGAAGTATACTTGAAGCCATACTTCCTAGAGGCATACAGACCAGTTCGTAAGAATGATATATTCCTTGTGAGAGGTGGAATGAGAGCTGTAGAGTTCAAAGTGGTGGAAACAGATCCTGCACCCTACTGCATTGTGGCTCCTGACACTGTCATTCATTGTGAAGGCGATCCAATCAAACGTGAG GAAGAAGAAGAGTCATTGAATGAAGTTGGATATGATGATATCGGTGGTTGCAGGAAACAACTCGCACAGATCAAAGAGATGGTAGAACTACCACTGAGACATCCAGCACTCTTCAGAGCCATTGGTGTTAAA CCACCAAGAGGTATCATGTTGTATGGACCACCAGGAACAGGTAAAACATTGATTGCCAGAGCAGTAGCCAATGAGACAGGTGCATTCTTCTTCCTAATCAATG GTCCGGAGATAATGAGCAAGTTAGCCGGTGAATCGGAATCCAATTTACGTAAAGCCTTTGAAGAAGCTGAAAAGAATTCCCCTGCCATCATTTTCATTGATGAGTTAGATGCCATCGCACCAAAAAGAGAGAAG ACACATGGTGAGGTAGAAAGACGTATTGTCTCTCAGCTTCTTACTTTGATGGATGGGTTGAAACAGAGATCTCATGTCATCGTCATGGCAGCAACAAACAGACCAAACAGTGTGGATCCTGCTCTCAGGAGATTTG GTCGATTTGACAGAGAAGTTGACATTGGCATACCGGATGCTACTGGACGGTTAGAAATTCTACGAATTCATACCAAAAACATGAAGCTTGCAGATGATGTTGATTTGGAACAG GTTGGCAATGAGACTCATGGTCACGTTGGTGCTGATTTGGCAGCCCTGTGTTCAGAAGCAGCTTTGCAACAGATCAGAGAAAAGATGGATTTGATTGATTTAGAAGATGAAACTATTGATGCTGAAGTGATGGACTCATTGGCAGTTACAATGGACAACTTCAGG TTTGCGTTGTCAAAGAGCAGTCCCAGTGCACTCCGTGAAACAGTTGTAGAGGTACCAAATGTCACTTGGAGTGACATTGGAGGATTAGAGAATGTCAAGAGAGAGCTCCAGGAACTTGTGCAATATCCAGTGGAACATCCAGACAAGTTCTTGAAATTCGGAATGACACCAAGCCGTGGTGTCCTCTTCTATGGTCCTCCAGGTTGTGGTAAAACTTTACTGGCAAAAGCCATCGCGAATGAATGTCAAGCCAACTTCATTTCCATCAAAGGTCCTGAATTGCTGACAATGTGGTTTGGTGAATCTGAAGCCAATGTCAGAGATGTCTTTGATAAG GCTCGTCAAGCAGCTCCCTGTGTGTTGTTCTTTGATGAATTAGACTCCATTGCAAAGTCTCGTGGTGGCAATGTTGGTGATGGTGGTGGAGCTTCTGATCGTGTTATCAACCAAGTACTCACAGAAATGGATGGTATGAGTAACAAGAAGAATGTATTTATCATTGGAGCCACAAACAG GCCTGACATCATCGACTCTGCCATCCTACGTCCAGGTCGTCTTGATCAACTCATTTACATCCCACTGCCTGATGAGAAATCCAGAGAATCTATCCTACAAGCAAACCTCAGGAAATCTCCTGTATCCAAGGATGTCGACTTGGCGTATCTTGCTAAAGTAACTCATGGGTTCAGTGGTGCAGATCTGACTGAAATTTGTCAGAGATCTTGCAAACTGGCCATCCGTGAGAACATTGAAGCAGAAATTCgcaaagaaagagaaagagCGCAAAACCCAGACCTTGATATG GAAGTTGAAGAAGAAGATCCAGTGCCAGAGATTCGTCGTGATCATTTTGAAGAAGCCATGAGATTTGCACGTCGTTCTGTCACTGATAATGATATCAGGAAATATGAGATGTTTGCACAGACTTTACAACAAAGCAGAGGAATTGGCACAGGTTTCAG ATTCCCAGATTCCCAACAGGGTAGTAGCGATGGTGGTCAGGGTGGTTCTGGAAGTGGCAACGATCCCAATCTCTTTGCTGACAATGGAGATGATGATTTGTACAACTGA